One genomic segment of Candidatus Margulisiibacteriota bacterium includes these proteins:
- a CDS encoding prepilin-type N-terminal cleavage/methylation domain-containing protein, with amino-acid sequence MKKGFTLVEILIVIGIIGLLSVFLVPNLLGARDKGKEAAVKGVMHSVQLAVEAYHMENDLYPLGKDIPVKSLCENYLMSGDYMAAVPKNPFTGKEYKDGDRAGKIIYSYDETTGTYSLTGYKRSGLAKILELTNL; translated from the coding sequence ATGAAAAAAGGATTTACATTAGTCGAGATCTTGATCGTTATTGGGATCATCGGTCTGCTTTCGGTCTTCCTGGTCCCTAATCTTTTAGGAGCAAGGGACAAAGGGAAAGAGGCGGCGGTCAAAGGGGTGATGCATTCGGTCCAGCTGGCGGTCGAGGCTTATCACATGGAAAACGATCTGTATCCCCTGGGCAAAGATATCCCAGTTAAGTCGTTATGTGAAAACTACCTGATGTCGGGTGATTATATGGCGGCAGTCCCGAAAAATCCCTTTACCGGCAAGGAATATAAAGATGGTGATCGGGCCGGCAAGATCATTTACAGTTATGACGAAACGACCGGGACATACTCTTTGACTGGTTATAAACGGAGCGGCCTTGCGAAAATTCTCGAGCTTACTAATTTGTAG
- a CDS encoding ABC transporter permease, giving the protein MRKYIFNRLLQLIPILLGISIISFFVMHLAPGDPTALFIDPNIDPVELARVRANWGLDQPIYIQYFIWLKNAISLDFGRSYTTGLPVIVEIGERLPTTLLLMIPSFLLTLAITIPIGVISAVRKNSWFDHLFTFLSFAGMAIPTFWLGLMLMLLFSVQLHWLPAVGNLALPLITMTIGGLAGLTRYQRGAMLEVLNQEYIRVARAKGLSERAVIFKHALRNALLPTITIMGLSLPDLFGGAFIIETIFAWPGMGRLGVQAIFQRNYPTIMGIVMLSALLIIVGNLLADIAYAIVDPRIKYEKK; this is encoded by the coding sequence ATGCGCAAATACATCTTTAACCGTCTATTGCAGCTTATTCCAATTTTATTGGGTATTTCCATCATTTCTTTCTTTGTCATGCATTTGGCCCCCGGTGATCCGACCGCCCTTTTTATTGATCCCAATATTGACCCGGTTGAATTGGCTCGGGTTAGGGCGAACTGGGGGCTTGATCAGCCAATTTATATTCAATATTTTATCTGGCTGAAGAACGCTATTTCCCTTGATTTTGGCCGGAGCTATACAACCGGGCTTCCAGTGATCGTTGAGATCGGAGAGCGGCTTCCGACAACACTGCTTTTGATGATACCGTCATTCCTTCTGACTTTGGCGATTACCATTCCGATCGGCGTTATCTCGGCGGTCAGGAAAAACTCTTGGTTTGACCATTTATTTACTTTCCTCTCTTTTGCCGGAATGGCGATACCGACTTTTTGGCTCGGGCTGATGCTTATGCTTCTTTTTTCGGTCCAATTGCATTGGCTTCCGGCGGTCGGCAACCTGGCACTGCCGCTGATCACCATGACGATCGGAGGTTTGGCAGGACTAACCCGCTATCAGCGGGGAGCGATGCTTGAGGTCTTAAATCAGGAATACATTAGGGTTGCCAGAGCCAAGGGATTGTCCGAACGAGCAGTAATATTTAAGCATGCTCTGCGCAATGCTTTGCTCCCGACAATCACGATCATGGGACTGTCGCTTCCTGATCTGTTTGGCGGTGCTTTTATAATTGAAACGATCTTTGCCTGGCCTGGGATGGGGCGGTTGGGGGTCCAGGCGATCTTTCAGCGCAACTATCCGACGATCATGGGAATAGTTATGCTCTCGGCATTATTGATCATTGTCGGTAATCTCCTGGCGGATATCGCCTACGCGATCGTTGACCCGAGGATCAAATATGAAAAAAAATAA